The following are encoded together in the Pelorhabdus rhamnosifermentans genome:
- the rodA gene encoding rod shape-determining protein RodA produces the protein MLNQRLLRNLDYVLITVTILLLLISLAIIGSATHINTPSEERYWYVQRQGIFAAINIFIVFIMLHFDYKTLGRWANFLYGLNMVMLLAVMFIGQSALGAQRWIQLGPINLQPSEFSKLIMIISLAHMLDKRAGQLNTYREILPIFIYVGIPFLLVLKQPDLGTALVFGAILLGMIFIAGVSVKHLLTLMGGALALMPVFWLFLKDYQKKRLTVFLDPNVDPLGSGYHIIQSKIAIGSGMLFGKGLFGGTQSQLNFLPENHTDFIFAVIGEELGFIGAVIILLLYFILLYRGIKIAGVARDNFGVILATGITSMLTFHVLVNVGMTAGIMPVTGIPLPLMSYGVSSLTTNMVSIGILLNIYMRRQKILF, from the coding sequence ATGCTGAATCAACGCCTACTCCGGAATTTAGATTATGTGTTGATTACAGTAACGATACTCTTACTGCTGATTAGTTTAGCCATTATTGGCAGTGCCACACATATTAATACACCAAGTGAGGAGCGCTATTGGTATGTTCAGCGACAGGGTATTTTTGCTGCAATTAATATTTTTATTGTTTTTATCATGTTGCATTTTGATTATAAGACGCTTGGGAGATGGGCTAATTTTCTTTATGGATTGAACATGGTTATGTTGCTTGCTGTCATGTTTATTGGTCAATCAGCCTTAGGTGCGCAACGATGGATTCAGCTCGGTCCGATTAATTTGCAGCCATCAGAGTTTTCAAAATTAATTATGATCATTTCATTGGCCCATATGCTTGATAAGCGGGCAGGACAACTTAATACGTACCGAGAAATTTTACCCATTTTTATTTATGTGGGAATTCCTTTTCTCCTTGTTTTAAAACAACCTGATTTGGGTACGGCTCTTGTATTTGGTGCCATTCTTTTAGGCATGATATTTATTGCTGGTGTCAGTGTCAAGCATTTGCTTACTCTCATGGGGGGGGCACTTGCACTTATGCCTGTTTTTTGGCTCTTCCTTAAAGATTATCAAAAGAAACGGCTTACTGTATTTCTCGACCCGAATGTTGATCCATTAGGTTCAGGCTATCATATTATTCAGTCGAAAATTGCCATCGGTTCAGGAATGCTTTTTGGAAAAGGGCTGTTTGGTGGAACGCAGAGTCAACTGAATTTCCTGCCTGAAAATCATACGGACTTTATCTTTGCTGTTATTGGTGAGGAACTCGGATTTATCGGTGCCGTCATTATTTTGTTATTGTATTTTATCTTGCTTTATCGGGGAATAAAAATTGCTGGAGTGGCTCGAGATAATTTTGGTGTTATTTTAGCCACCGGAATTACGTCCATGCTTACTTTTCATGTGCTTGTCAATGTGGGCATGACTGCTGGAATTATGCCAGTCACAGGTATTCCTTTACCCCTTATGAGCTATGGTGTCAGTTCTTTAACAACGAACATGGTGAGTATTGGTATTTTGCTGAATATTTATATGCGAAGACAAAAAATCTTGTTTTAA
- the mrdA gene encoding penicillin-binding protein 2: protein MLVKRSNYRLDFLFVVVVLVFVALISRLAFLQVIQGKNYERLADGNRIRLIPIMAPRGNFYDRNGNAMIANRPGFTVSIMPTSGPLSDDVVQKLATILNMKVDEVRQKVSQPSANFEPIRVKSDIGPDVVTKIEERRSELPGVMIEIQPIRSYIYNELAAHIFGYVSEINDTELEEKKAAGYKSGDIIGKFGLEKVYDKELRGSDGGNQVEVDVMGHPVQVLGKKEPIPGNNLVLTIDANIQKAAEDAIDKQLAYLQARTQFRRAKAASAIVMNPKTGAIIAMVSRPTFNPNSFSTGISSKDWKVLNDNPYNPMENKSISGEYPPGSTFKIVTGSAALELGKVTPEEKILDTGKHWIIPKTNADGEALGWINFKEALTKSDNVYFYEMGNRLGIDNLEKYARAFGLGAVTGINLPGEADGLVANQRYKKKVYDEDWYLAETFDAAIGQGFQLVTPLQIAQLMEQIANGGHRYRPYVVSQITDNNGEVLKSFGPEETGHIDLSPATLNLIRESLRDVAKEGGTAGQVFGNFPVPIAGKTGTAENSHGDDHSWFVAYGPYDDPDIVVVVLVAQGGYGASAAVPIAETILRAAFNLPSQP from the coding sequence ATGCTAGTCAAACGCTCAAATTATCGATTGGACTTTTTATTTGTCGTTGTCGTGCTTGTATTTGTCGCTCTTATTAGTCGTTTGGCTTTTTTGCAAGTCATTCAGGGAAAAAACTATGAGCGTCTGGCAGATGGCAACCGGATTCGTCTTATTCCCATTATGGCACCACGTGGCAATTTCTATGATCGTAACGGTAATGCCATGATTGCCAATCGACCGGGTTTTACTGTTTCCATTATGCCCACTTCAGGTCCCCTGTCAGACGATGTGGTTCAGAAACTAGCGACGATTTTAAATATGAAAGTGGATGAGGTTCGCCAAAAGGTAAGTCAGCCTTCAGCTAATTTTGAACCCATTCGCGTGAAGAGTGATATTGGGCCCGATGTTGTCACTAAGATTGAAGAACGGCGCAGTGAATTGCCTGGAGTCATGATTGAAATTCAGCCTATTCGCAGTTATATTTATAATGAATTGGCAGCGCATATATTTGGCTATGTAAGTGAAATCAATGATACGGAATTAGAAGAAAAAAAAGCGGCTGGGTATAAATCCGGTGATATTATCGGGAAATTCGGTTTGGAAAAAGTATACGACAAAGAATTACGCGGCTCAGATGGCGGAAATCAGGTTGAAGTGGATGTAATGGGGCATCCTGTTCAGGTGCTTGGCAAAAAAGAACCGATTCCAGGGAATAATTTAGTATTAACCATTGACGCCAATATTCAAAAAGCTGCGGAAGATGCGATTGATAAGCAGCTCGCTTATTTACAGGCGCGGACACAGTTTCGTCGTGCCAAAGCAGCCAGCGCCATTGTCATGAATCCGAAGACAGGTGCAATTATAGCCATGGTATCGCGGCCGACATTTAATCCAAATTCTTTTAGTACAGGCATTTCTTCAAAAGACTGGAAGGTACTTAACGACAATCCTTATAATCCAATGGAAAATAAGTCTATTTCCGGGGAATATCCGCCAGGATCGACATTTAAAATTGTTACAGGTTCAGCGGCTTTAGAACTTGGCAAGGTGACACCAGAAGAGAAAATTTTAGATACAGGCAAGCATTGGATTATTCCTAAAACAAATGCCGATGGAGAAGCTTTAGGCTGGATTAATTTTAAAGAGGCTTTAACCAAGTCTGATAATGTATATTTTTATGAAATGGGCAATCGACTGGGAATTGATAATTTAGAGAAATATGCCAGAGCTTTTGGCTTAGGTGCTGTTACAGGTATCAATTTGCCAGGTGAAGCAGACGGTCTTGTAGCCAATCAAAGGTACAAGAAAAAAGTTTATGATGAAGATTGGTATTTAGCGGAAACTTTTGATGCGGCCATCGGCCAGGGCTTTCAGCTGGTTACACCGCTTCAGATTGCGCAATTGATGGAGCAGATTGCCAACGGCGGCCATCGTTACAGGCCGTATGTTGTGAGTCAGATTACGGACAATAATGGTGAAGTGCTAAAAAGTTTTGGACCAGAAGAAACAGGACATATTGATTTATCACCAGCTACGTTAAATTTGATTCGTGAGTCTTTGCGTGATGTTGCCAAAGAGGGAGGAACGGCTGGGCAAGTATTTGGTAATTTCCCTGTCCCTATTGCCGGTAAAACGGGTACAGCAGAAAATTCACATGGCGATGATCATAGTTGGTTTGTAGCCTATGGACCGTATGATGATCCGGATATTGTTGTTGTTGTACTCGTTGCTCAAGGCGGTTATGGTGCTTCAGCAGCTGTGCCAATCGCCGAGACTATTTTGCGTGCGGCCTTTAATCTTCCCAGTCAACCTTAA
- the minC gene encoding septum site-determining protein MinC: MREMIVFKGYRDGLELIIDESAEFGAILSQLKNKLDSATNFFMQGAMVKIPAVTHLFTDSQQQQIYRLLADYGLTLKEEEPEVLENQASSQDVELAEGAISCSVNQENYETNAFIVKRTLRNGQCVKHTGAVVVLGDVNPGAEVVAGGDIMIFGACRGVVHAGSEGNEQATITANRLQAMQIRIADMIARSPDSQVTPRDCAERARIADGQVIIEPAHK, translated from the coding sequence ATGCGTGAGATGATTGTTTTTAAAGGTTATCGAGATGGCTTGGAACTTATTATTGATGAGTCGGCAGAATTTGGGGCGATATTATCGCAGCTTAAGAACAAACTAGATTCTGCGACAAATTTTTTTATGCAAGGTGCCATGGTGAAGATTCCTGCGGTCACCCATCTTTTTACTGACAGTCAGCAGCAGCAGATTTATCGCTTGTTGGCTGATTATGGTCTTACCTTAAAGGAAGAAGAGCCGGAAGTTCTGGAAAATCAGGCAAGTTCTCAAGATGTTGAGCTTGCTGAAGGGGCTATTTCATGCAGTGTAAATCAAGAAAACTATGAAACAAATGCATTTATTGTAAAAAGAACACTGCGTAATGGACAATGCGTAAAACATACAGGTGCTGTTGTTGTTCTTGGTGATGTCAATCCGGGTGCGGAAGTTGTTGCAGGCGGCGATATCATGATTTTTGGTGCTTGTCGGGGTGTCGTTCATGCTGGATCAGAAGGAAATGAGCAAGCAACAATTACTGCCAATCGACTTCAGGCCATGCAAATCCGTATTGCCGATATGATTGCCCGGTCACCTGATAGTCAAGTAACACCGCGTGACTGTGCCGAACGAGCAAGAATTGCCGATGGACAGGTTATTATTGAACCTGCGCACAAATAA
- the minD gene encoding septum site-determining protein MinD has protein sequence MGEVIVITSGKGGVGKTTTTANLGTGFALLGKKVVLVDTDIGLRNLDVVMGLENRIVYDLVDVTDGNCRLKQALIRDKRYETLYLLPAAQTRDKNAVSPDQMKQLCQELAEEFDYVIIDCPAGIEQGFKNAIAGADQAIIVTTPEVSAVRDADRIIGLLESEGKCHPKLVVNRIRPLMVKKGDMMNIDDIIEILAVDLLGIIPEDEFIVVSTNRGEPAVTNPASLAGMAYKNIVRRLLGENVPLMILEVHEGFFERLKKLFGV, from the coding sequence ATGGGGGAAGTTATTGTTATTACTTCTGGAAAAGGCGGCGTAGGAAAGACTACGACAACAGCTAATTTGGGAACGGGGTTTGCCTTGCTTGGTAAAAAAGTGGTGTTAGTTGATACCGATATTGGACTTCGTAATCTTGATGTTGTTATGGGGCTGGAAAATCGGATTGTCTATGATCTTGTGGATGTTACAGACGGAAACTGCCGTTTAAAGCAGGCGCTTATTCGCGATAAACGTTATGAAACGCTTTATCTCTTACCTGCTGCGCAAACGCGTGATAAAAATGCTGTCAGTCCTGACCAAATGAAACAACTATGTCAAGAACTTGCCGAAGAATTCGATTATGTGATTATTGATTGTCCAGCAGGTATTGAACAAGGGTTTAAGAATGCCATAGCAGGTGCCGATCAGGCCATTATTGTAACGACACCGGAAGTTTCTGCTGTTCGCGATGCTGATCGGATTATTGGACTATTAGAATCAGAGGGAAAGTGTCATCCTAAACTTGTCGTGAATCGTATTCGGCCACTCATGGTAAAAAAGGGCGATATGATGAATATTGACGACATCATTGAAATACTTGCTGTAGATCTTCTTGGCATTATTCCTGAAGATGAATTTATTGTTGTTTCAACGAATCGTGGGGAACCGGCTGTTACCAATCCTGCGTCGCTGGCAGGTATGGCTTACAAAAATATTGTCAGACGTCTGCTAGGCGAAAATGTTCCACTCATGATACTAGAAGTACATGAGGGCTTTTTTGAACGATTGAAAAAATTGTTTGGCGTTTAA
- a CDS encoding M50 family metallopeptidase, protein MHVGKIFSIQLTLNIYFLGLLLLFSLAGMSGKVLLVFSAVLWHEGAHALMAHYLGYQVKEIELLPFGGVARIERFSDVAAGSEILIAAAGPLASFVMAGMSYFAWLKGGTVAEVLSFYFWIHMTLALFNLLPALPLDGGRIFRAVLSLFIGYREATQLAAQLSKVFCVLLLMLIVYEYLNVGTMNVTFLIAAIFLYHSAKGELAASGFRSMRLLAFKKAYLSKRGLLPTQHFIARRQLTLKEVIAVFRPELYHVVIVVDDELQPCGTLSESEVWQGIQQLGIYASLDKLLKS, encoded by the coding sequence TTGCACGTTGGCAAAATATTTAGCATTCAACTTACCTTAAATATCTATTTCCTTGGGCTGCTGTTGTTATTTAGTTTGGCTGGCATGAGTGGTAAGGTTTTGCTAGTGTTTAGTGCTGTCCTGTGGCATGAAGGCGCCCATGCTTTGATGGCCCATTATTTGGGCTATCAAGTGAAGGAGATTGAATTATTGCCTTTTGGCGGTGTCGCGCGAATTGAACGATTTAGTGACGTTGCGGCAGGCAGTGAGATACTGATTGCCGCAGCTGGACCTCTAGCTAGTTTCGTGATGGCTGGAATGAGTTATTTTGCCTGGCTGAAAGGCGGCACAGTAGCAGAGGTGCTGTCTTTTTATTTTTGGATTCATATGACATTAGCCTTGTTTAATTTACTGCCCGCTTTGCCTCTTGATGGCGGACGTATTTTTCGAGCTGTTCTATCTCTCTTTATTGGTTATCGTGAGGCTACGCAGTTAGCAGCGCAATTAAGTAAAGTATTTTGTGTATTACTTCTTATGCTGATTGTTTATGAATATTTAAATGTGGGAACAATGAATGTAACCTTTCTCATTGCTGCCATTTTTTTGTATCATTCAGCAAAAGGTGAACTTGCTGCTAGCGGTTTTCGGTCCATGCGGCTGCTTGCTTTTAAAAAAGCTTATTTAAGTAAGCGAGGATTGCTGCCGACGCAGCATTTTATTGCGCGGCGGCAGCTTACCTTAAAAGAAGTTATTGCTGTTTTTCGCCCGGAACTTTATCATGTCGTGATTGTTGTTGATGATGAATTGCAGCCTTGTGGTACTTTAAGTGAGAGTGAAGTATGGCAGGGTATTCAACAACTGGGGATATACGCTTCCCTTGATAAATTGCTAAAATCTTGA
- a CDS encoding murein hydrolase activator EnvC family protein yields MLRKLKKIFFKESSQPDYWYYPDEPIDYGWLKRSLSAALIFGIVYFASISDTYVGGMVVDGVRQVMTTETDVTFFTNQISPYLPQSVAAFVPKRLPELVHPVDPFQYMSKPVDGKLVTRFGGQAQPAVASSLATDTSNVPSSAGIAIAAQIGSPVRAAAQGTIKEVSANANGQVVKITHSQALETVYMGLTDLLVAPQDKVTQGQVIGRVAKGPQNNGICYFEVHDQGQPIDPLLRLKDAYP; encoded by the coding sequence ATGCTTCGGAAATTGAAAAAAATATTTTTTAAAGAATCATCACAACCTGATTATTGGTACTATCCTGATGAACCCATTGATTATGGTTGGCTCAAGCGGAGCCTGAGTGCTGCGCTGATTTTTGGCATTGTTTATTTTGCTAGTATTTCTGATACTTATGTGGGGGGAATGGTCGTTGATGGTGTACGCCAAGTCATGACGACAGAGACGGATGTAACTTTTTTTACTAATCAAATTTCGCCTTATTTACCACAAAGTGTAGCAGCTTTTGTTCCCAAACGACTGCCAGAGCTGGTTCATCCCGTCGATCCTTTTCAATACATGAGTAAACCTGTTGATGGGAAACTTGTTACGCGCTTTGGCGGCCAAGCTCAGCCTGCAGTAGCTTCCTCATTAGCCACAGATACATCGAATGTGCCGAGTAGCGCAGGGATTGCCATTGCGGCGCAGATAGGGAGTCCCGTGCGCGCGGCGGCTCAAGGAACGATTAAAGAAGTGAGTGCGAATGCTAATGGTCAAGTAGTGAAGATCACGCACAGCCAGGCTTTAGAAACGGTGTATATGGGTCTTACGGATTTGCTTGTAGCACCACAGGATAAGGTAACACAAGGACAGGTTATTGGCAGAGTTGCCAAAGGACCGCAGAATAATGGAATTTGTTATTTTGAAGTGCATGATCAAGGTCAGCCGATTGATCCCCTATTGCGCTTAAAAGACGCCTATCCATAA
- the minE gene encoding cell division topological specificity factor MinE yields MLELLQRMFGKSKISSKEVAKERLRLVLVHDRANVSPQLMEILKEDMIRVISNYMEVNEQEMEVNFTKTNSSVALVANIPVNHMKRNRFNQD; encoded by the coding sequence ATGTTGGAATTACTGCAAAGAATGTTTGGAAAAAGTAAAATTTCATCCAAAGAAGTTGCGAAAGAACGTCTTCGCCTGGTACTTGTTCATGACAGGGCGAATGTTTCTCCGCAATTGATGGAAATACTAAAAGAGGATATGATTCGTGTTATTTCAAATTATATGGAAGTCAATGAACAAGAGATGGAAGTGAATTTTACGAAGACAAATTCTTCCGTTGCCCTTGTAGCAAATATTCCTGTCAATCATATGAAACGCAATCGCTTTAATCAAGACTAA
- a CDS encoding TIGR03936 family radical SAM-associated protein produces MKIRMKITKEEEIRFISHLDYTRTIERAVRRAKLSAAYSEGFNPHMKFSFASALAVGVTSSAEYMDLELATDTELATIMRQLRQAFPVGITVKDSQVMIGTVKALMAVVNLATYEMTWLMSDGISEADLQQSLDLFDQEAIAIYVKQTPKGVREIDIKEFVAAPPVLHVEGDKICLQLQLHIKPTGSVKPTDMLELLIHKYQLPAFARAALIERTGLFISNKGRLLTPLEL; encoded by the coding sequence ATGAAGATTCGAATGAAGATTACGAAAGAAGAAGAAATTCGTTTTATTTCCCATCTGGATTATACACGTACTATAGAGCGAGCTGTTCGCCGGGCTAAATTATCTGCGGCTTATTCAGAGGGATTTAATCCGCATATGAAATTTTCCTTTGCTTCCGCCCTTGCTGTTGGTGTGACAAGTTCGGCTGAGTATATGGATTTAGAGCTTGCGACAGATACGGAACTTGCTACGATTATGAGGCAGTTGCGTCAGGCTTTTCCTGTTGGCATCACGGTGAAGGACTCCCAAGTGATGATAGGAACTGTTAAGGCTTTGATGGCTGTTGTGAATTTGGCTACTTATGAGATGACTTGGCTGATGAGTGACGGAATATCAGAAGCTGATCTTCAGCAGTCACTGGATTTATTTGACCAAGAGGCGATTGCTATCTATGTCAAGCAAACTCCGAAAGGCGTGCGCGAGATTGATATTAAGGAATTTGTTGCTGCACCGCCTGTTCTTCATGTCGAGGGGGATAAAATCTGCTTACAGCTTCAATTGCATATCAAGCCCACTGGCAGTGTGAAGCCGACAGATATGCTTGAACTATTGATACACAAGTACCAGTTGCCTGCTTTCGCACGTGCAGCGCTTATTGAGCGGACAGGATTATTTATTAGCAATAAGGGACGCTTGTTAACCCCACTAGAACTGTAG
- the mreD gene encoding rod shape-determining protein MreD, producing the protein MKTIVWIVVICLLYILQCALIPLVTLNGIKPDLLLITVLSTGLLVGKEKGVAVGFFAGLLADLASGGVFGSHTLSKMAIGYGAGMLERKVFKENILLPLLAVMVATVIHSVLMTGILVFLGFRVEIISLVMHNLLPLLAYNVIVAVPIHLIIYKINYAEMYRTE; encoded by the coding sequence GTGAAAACAATCGTGTGGATTGTTGTTATTTGCTTATTGTATATTCTACAATGTGCGTTGATTCCGCTTGTGACACTCAATGGGATAAAACCCGATTTACTGCTTATTACAGTATTATCTACAGGACTATTAGTAGGCAAGGAAAAAGGTGTGGCTGTTGGCTTTTTTGCTGGGTTGTTAGCGGATTTAGCATCAGGTGGGGTGTTTGGTTCTCATACCTTGTCTAAAATGGCTATTGGCTATGGTGCTGGCATGTTAGAACGTAAGGTATTTAAAGAGAATATCTTATTGCCTCTTTTGGCTGTGATGGTAGCGACTGTTATTCATTCTGTGTTAATGACAGGGATACTTGTATTCTTAGGTTTTAGGGTTGAAATTATTTCGCTCGTTATGCATAATTTATTGCCACTCTTAGCCTATAATGTCATTGTGGCTGTTCCTATTCATCTCATTATTTATAAAATCAATTATGCGGAAATGTATCGCACGGAATAG
- a CDS encoding TIGR03960 family B12-binding radical SAM protein gives MIHLDPAILSRVMKPARYTGHELNSVMKPHETVAVTFALAFPDVYEVGMSYLGYKILYSILNKRTDTAAERVFAPWVDMEQEMRQAKIPLFSHETFTPLAEFDLVGFTLQYEMSYTNILNMLDLGGIPLLTKDRKQGQPFVVAGGPGVYNVEPLADFFDFVIVGEGEEIIEEIVDTYKCWREAGEQGGRKEFLLAVSKISGIYVPSFYDVTYETNGTIHSVSSNEPTAPAIVHKRIVKDLESISYPVKPIVPYTEIVHDRIMLELFRGCTRGCRFCQAGILYRPVRERTVDTLVKIARQQVDATGYNEISLTSLSSADYSKLPELIDRLTAELKDDRVSVSLPSLRIDSFSIELAQKVQQVRKSGLTFAPEAGTQRLRDVINKGVTEENLIEAVGAAFRSGWTSVKLYFMIGLPTETDEDIEGIADLAQRVVKLFSEIRGRRGVKVTVSVSSFVPKAHTAFQWFGQDSLEELERKQHYLRSLIKDKSIAYHYHDARVSVLEGVFARGDRRLGEVLLKAWRAGAKFDSWSEHFHYEIWQQAFIDCKIDPAFYAHRDRDLMEVLPWEYVSPAVTKKYLAKEYREAVAGAFTSDCRTDVCGVCGVCQQLNAAVIDWSDSL, from the coding sequence ATGATTCATCTAGATCCGGCTATACTTAGTCGTGTAATGAAGCCCGCTCGCTATACAGGTCACGAACTCAATAGCGTAATGAAACCCCATGAGACAGTTGCCGTGACCTTTGCTCTGGCATTTCCTGATGTCTATGAAGTGGGGATGTCTTACCTTGGTTATAAAATTCTCTACTCAATACTAAATAAACGTACGGATACAGCAGCTGAGCGAGTCTTCGCACCTTGGGTGGACATGGAGCAGGAAATGCGTCAAGCTAAGATTCCGCTGTTCAGTCATGAAACATTTACGCCACTCGCTGAATTTGATCTTGTGGGCTTTACTTTACAATATGAAATGAGTTATACCAATATATTAAATATGCTGGATCTTGGCGGTATTCCGCTTTTAACAAAAGATCGTAAACAAGGACAGCCTTTTGTTGTTGCTGGGGGACCTGGGGTTTATAATGTGGAGCCCCTAGCCGATTTTTTTGATTTTGTCATTGTTGGTGAAGGCGAAGAGATTATTGAAGAAATTGTTGATACCTATAAGTGCTGGAGAGAAGCTGGAGAGCAGGGAGGACGCAAGGAATTTCTACTTGCCGTAAGTAAGATCAGTGGTATTTATGTACCCTCTTTTTATGATGTGACCTATGAAACGAACGGCACCATTCACTCTGTATCGTCAAATGAACCGACAGCTCCCGCTATTGTACATAAGCGAATTGTAAAAGACTTAGAGTCTATTTCTTATCCCGTTAAACCGATTGTTCCTTATACGGAGATTGTTCATGACCGGATTATGCTGGAACTCTTCCGGGGCTGTACGCGCGGTTGTCGGTTTTGCCAAGCGGGTATTTTGTATCGCCCCGTGAGGGAGCGGACTGTTGATACGCTTGTAAAAATTGCTAGACAGCAAGTTGATGCTACTGGCTATAATGAAATTTCTTTAACGTCCTTAAGTTCAGCCGATTATTCTAAACTTCCGGAACTTATTGATCGTTTAACAGCGGAACTGAAGGATGATAGGGTCAGTGTTTCTCTGCCGTCTTTGCGTATTGACAGCTTTTCTATTGAGCTTGCCCAGAAGGTGCAGCAGGTCCGTAAAAGTGGCCTTACTTTTGCGCCTGAGGCTGGGACGCAACGGTTACGCGATGTTATTAACAAGGGCGTTACAGAAGAAAATTTAATCGAAGCTGTGGGGGCCGCTTTTCGTTCAGGTTGGACAAGCGTTAAGCTGTACTTTATGATTGGGTTGCCAACTGAAACGGATGAGGATATCGAGGGGATTGCCGACTTGGCCCAGCGTGTAGTGAAACTTTTCAGTGAGATTCGGGGACGACGTGGCGTGAAGGTGACTGTTAGTGTTTCATCTTTCGTGCCGAAGGCCCATACTGCTTTTCAGTGGTTTGGACAAGATTCTTTAGAAGAACTGGAACGCAAGCAGCACTATCTAAGGTCTTTAATTAAAGATAAAAGTATTGCCTATCACTATCATGATGCCAGAGTGAGTGTGCTTGAAGGGGTTTTCGCGCGGGGCGATCGAAGACTCGGCGAGGTTCTCCTCAAAGCTTGGCGTGCGGGTGCGAAATTTGACAGCTGGTCGGAGCATTTCCATTATGAGATTTGGCAGCAGGCGTTTATCGACTGTAAGATCGATCCGGCTTTTTATGCTCATCGCGACAGGGACCTTATGGAAGTCTTACCTTGGGAATATGTCAGTCCCGCTGTGACCAAAAAATATTTGGCAAAGGAATATAGAGAGGCCGTGGCTGGTGCCTTTACTAGTGATTGCCGCACAGACGTCTGCGGCGTTTGTGGCGTCTGCCAGCAGCTTAATGCAGCCGTCATTGATTGGAGTGACTCCCTATGA